A stretch of Lactuca sativa cultivar Salinas chromosome 6, Lsat_Salinas_v11, whole genome shotgun sequence DNA encodes these proteins:
- the LOC111904000 gene encoding protein DMP2, with protein MATNTIKTKTLSGVGNLIKLLPTGTVFTFQFLNPVLTNGGHCTTVNKYLSSTLIALCGLSCIFSSFTDSYEDDDGTIHYGVATAKGFWPTPSSSSGVDVSKYKLRIGDFVHALFTVVVFAVVALLDDNTVECLYPAFETNERMLMMVVPPVIGAVSGTLFMVFPNTRHGIGYPSARQSNK; from the coding sequence ATGGCCACCAACACCATAAAAACTAAGACACTTTCCGGCGTCGGAAACCTCATAAAGCTCCTACCAACCGGCACCGTTTTCACCTTCCAATTCCTCAACCCTGTCCTAACCAACGGTGGCCACTGCACCACCGTCAACAAGTACCTCTCCTCCACCCTCATCGCCCTCTGCGGTCTCTCCTGCATATTCTCTTCCTTCACCGACAGCTACGAAGATGATGACGGAACCATCCACTACGGAGTCGCTACCGCTAAGGGCTTCTGGCCGACTCCGTCCTCATCCTCAGGCGTTGATGTTTCGAAGTACAAGCTTCGAATCGGAGACTTTGTGCATGCACTTTTCACGGTGGTTGTTTTTGCGGTGGTGGCGTTGTTGGATGACAACACGGTGGAGTGTTTGTACCCTGCGTTTGAGACGAACGAGAGAATGTTGATGATGGTGGTGCCGCCGGTAATCGGAGCTGTTTCAGGGACGTTGTTCATGGTGTTTCCTAATACACGTCATGGGATAGGGTACCCATCTGCAAGACAATCGAACAAGTGA